A region of the Melospiza georgiana isolate bMelGeo1 chromosome Z, bMelGeo1.pri, whole genome shotgun sequence genome:
ttaattttccttaaaTTAGTTTTTACTCCATgattcaaaataaaatagaataaaaaattttaaagaagaaaaaagacaacaaaCTGTCTTGGTGTTTGAAAAGCTAGGCTTTTTACTCTAGGACACTTAGGACTTTTAAACAGAGATGTAATGGCTTGAATCTTCAAAGACTATCATAAATCTGTCATAGGGAGGGAGAGACATAAGAAATGTTGGAAATTGTTTTTTGGCTCTCTCCTTTGCAGAATTGCTATAATTTTCTGAAGAGCTATCCCTGGGTAATTCATTTGTCAGCATGAgagttttattgttttttaatatattggTTTATTCTTATAAGAGATGGAGGAAAGCCATCTGGAGTACTTGTTTGTTGGCTGACAGTGCTGGTTGCAGCCATACAGTTCTGTACAGACAAGGAGTTGCAGAGAAAGTCCAAATGGCTTGTTTGATCCTCATTTTTATGTTGCTCTAGTTTTGGCTGCCCTTCTGATTGCCCACGAGAAGGATGGCCACAACATCACTATACTTTTTAAGACCATCTCATTTTGTTTATAGAGCTCTTCAAACAGAAGGTCACTGTAGGTGTCTGCTCCAGCTGTTGCTCTGTTCTTTCCCACTCACTGCATTTACACTCACAATGTCCTTTTATTTATAGTTTCACCATTCGCCCAGCCTGGGACCATGACGGGGTCATTTGCCACTAGAGTTGCTTTTATAGGTTGAAGGTTCAAAGGATGTTTTGTCCCTTTCATACACAGAACTGCAGCTTAGAAAGAGGGCAAGAAAAAGGGCAgtccttcctcctttcttctgtCATGGAGACAGATGTCCTCTAAAACTGCACACAAGATGCAGCACAGATTTCAGATCTGCAGTCAGTGTGCTTGCTGTTTCCTTAGACTTCATTACTTGAGTAGTGTAAGGTGTTCAAAACTTGCAGTTTGCGAAGAGCTTTGAGGGGCAAAGAGGAACAACTGGAAGGGAGCAAGTTTATCTCATCCTCCACTCAAACAGAGGTTCTGATTTGTTGCAAATTGATCTGCTGGACCCAAAGCCAGCTTTCTGCATCCTTGCTCTCccacaggagctggcacagggccTCTTCTTAGTGAATAAGCACCAATGGATGAAACAAAATTTCTGGGTAATAATTCAGCAAGTCTGATTCCGATTCAAGGCAATGCTCTCTGTCTTCTGTATGATAAAATCAGAATACAGGCCAGCAAGAGACATTTTGccaaaagccatgcacaatttTTGCCATGAGTATGCACCTGAATTCCTGCCACTTGCAGAGAGCCTGCAATCTGATACTCTATTGACATTTTCAAGCTTTGCCTGTCACTTTTTCAGCAAACTTCATCTGGATTTCAGGTTGCCCATAAAACTTGAAAGCGGGTTTAGTCGCAAAAATTTACAATGTGAACATCTTGTTAGAGGAGACCTTATTGAGCCCTTTTAAAGGAGAGTCTTGCCTTTAAAAATGAGTAAATAAGAGTTTCTACTTCTTTTCCTCATGAAACTACATTGAAAATATGAACAGCAATAAACCAACTCCTGAAAAAAATGGCAATGTACAGCTGGGCTCCCCTCCTGCATAGAAATGACATTGGAAAAATCacacacatttccctttcccttctaATTGACCTTGTAAAATTTAAGCTATAGCCTCCCTAAAATGCCTTTCAGTGCTGCAAAATCCCAAGAAAGGTTCAGACTATGAGAGGGCAAATGTTAAAATAGGCAAggaatttttcaaaaataatacaaaaagtGCTGCATCCCATCCATCCTTGTTTACCCCTCCTCTTGTGTAAAAAGATAAGTTCCACTTGTTAAAATGCTTATCTTCTCcatcaaaattatttcaaactGTTCTGCAAATCTGTGCTTGTGTAGGGGATCTGGCATCCACATTCATTTGTTTAATGTATGCTGACAGTGTTCATCTATAAATATTATGATAACAAGGGGAAGAAGTCCTGTGTGTCTTATTTCtgaatttgttttgctttaccTTACTGAAGGACTAAAGGTCTTCTTACAAGACCTAATGTTATTTAGGTCATGTAAGAAAAATTCCATTGATTGAATCCTTCCTATATTTGCCAGGCCATTTTCCTGAAAACAGCTGGGTAGAGTGGGAGTGTTATGCTTGTGTTGTATTATTTCTTAGAGTAAGAATGTTGAAAAAATTGCTTGATGTATGATGCACATTACTTAGCAAGACATCTGGTTGTTTCTCTCATTAATTATTACTGCTCCCCCTCTTTCTCTGTAGATGCAAACTGAGGTTTTCTTGGCTGGTTGGtctttggttttgggtttttctttagttaCAGAGCTGGCCACAGATCAAAAGGTGAAGGTTATACAAGCTGATTTCCCTAAAAATTCAGTATACAAGAACATTGAAAAAGATCTGAAGGACTTGGATACTGCTGTTCTGGGTCAGTCATTAAGGTCTGTTAATTGACAAGTATTTTATGACTGTGGTGTATTTAACAGACCATTGTATAAATGATGTGTTGTAACAACTTGTTAGCCaatgcttaaaataaaatatacataatGAGTCTGTGGCTCATTATCTGGTATGACTCATGAAGCAACAGTGAAAAGATGGGATTTTGGatggttttttttgtattttaaagaacGTCATCCTTTTAATAgtgaaagaaatgaaacaacagcagcaatacACAAACAGCTTTAGCAACGGTCTGTTTTTCTGTTCCCTCAGTATCAGTGACCtcagtgaaaacaaaacttAATGCTAAACAGTGTTTCTCCTCACATGTAGCTCACAATCTTGTGAGTCTTGAAGAGAAGCACTTTGTTTAATTAGATGAACTATGCACTTTGTCTAGATTTGATTCTTAACATTGTATTTTCCCTGACTAGTTAGCAATGTTGGAATGCTTCACAATCCTATTCCATGCCATTTCCTTAATGGACCAAACATAGAAGAATTAGGATTATTCTGTAGATTTCATCTTCAAATGTAACAATGAGGAATGGTAATTCATTGAACAAGGCACAGATTTTGCCCCTGCTACAAGCAAGTGTTAACTGTTCAGTTGGGTTGGAAACGAGCTGGGcctgaaaaagcatattttgatTTGGGTTTAATGCTTGGAAGAGCTTGAAAGAGAAGAAGAATGGTAGTTTTCAACTAAATTGCAGGAAGCATCCAGTGATAGAGGGGAGAGTGCAGCTGGCCTTGTTGGAACAGGGATTAGCAGACCCCCTGACTCCCTGCTGGCTTGTAGTGTAATGGGGTCCAGTCCattcacagccacagctgaaaATATTGGGTTCTTGTTAGTGTTATTAAAACTTAGCTTCTTTGAGACATATTGCTTAGGTAtgtggaaacaaacaaacaaacaaataaaaaaaaaaaagaaaataaagaaaaaagagagaaaaaagaaacctcATTTAAGTGCTGTTTATTTTGTGGAGGAATTAATTTACAGTGGTTGAATTGAGTGACAGGATTAAGGATGTGATCAAGTACTCCATTGCCTTATTATTATTTGCCTCTATATCACTTGCAATGAAAAGGCCAGAATTTCTAAGTGTGTATCTTCCTAGCACCTCTCTCAGGATTCATTCAGTTTTTGTGTCATCTTCTCTTCCAAATCAGAGAATCTCAGGCAGGCTGCTTCTGTCAAACTCTCATTTTAGGATGAGTTTACTGTTTTGTTGCTTCCTGCTGGACCTTGTCAACTGCAATATTATTTCTGTTCCAGGTAGATATGTGACAACTTCCTATCTGTTCTGGGGCTGTAATGTAATTCATTAAAAAGTGCATTACTAGCTTTTCTATGTATTATAATTTAATTCGTCAGCAGACAGTGATTTTCAGCAGGACTGTCAGTGTTAATTTAAGGAACCCACCTGTTTCTATTAcctgtgaaatattttgatcAGAACTGACTGGAAAATTCTTAACACAATTTCTCAGTTGAAACACATCCTTGCACTACAGCTGAAACActtaaaacatttcacaaatcatttttgttttggtatGCAGGGAGATTTCCATcagaattaaaattttcaaGACAGGTAAATCTGCAGTTTGAATTTTAGCACCGTACATTTTTTTTGGTCACAATTCTCTTTTGCCAACATATTTTTGTATCAATGCAGGACAGAAACTCCAGAATCTGTCTCCTAATTCTGTATTGTTACCCCTTAGTGCTAATTTTGgtcagctccttcccctccaaGAACATTTAGTATTTCATGCTTTTCAACTCTGATTAAGATTTGTATTGCTCTGCTGTTTGCAAGCAGCATGTTAACATGAACATGAGCAGAAGATCTCAACCTTGACTTTCATGCCTTTCATGTCTTTCTAAAAATGACATGAAAATTAACAGCAGATGTTTGTCCCTCTCTGGCTTTCAAAATTTACATCCCAAATTTGTACTGCTGCTTAATGACTTAAGATAATAAATCATGTAATACCAGTCAGTGGAAGCAAATTCTGTAAGTAGCTTTGTGACATTTCTGCTCACAGGATATAGGATCTATTCTATTTCTGTatcaaaagaacagaaatatctGCAATATCTGAATGCTATATATATATGCCATTCTGTACCCTCTTGATCTGGATAcaggaggtttttctttttgtcatttCCCACGTTACCTATATTTCAGAATCAACCTCTTTTGTTTTTGCAGTGCTTGGGCATTGCTTACCCCACTGCTGCAACCACATCCTTTTCAGTGTTCCACGAATATTCACTTTTCTCCAAATTACAGAGAAGAAAGTATTCTCCTAACCAGCATTCCTCATGGTTAGGTTCAAATAATCTTTAAATCTTTTTGgatttcctttcccctccctgtcTGGATTCCTGCTAGATCCCGTTCACCATTTCTTGCAGTGTAATGCCTGAGGTCCAGGTATCCTGGCTCCCACAGATGTCAGTGGGATTTTCAGCACTGCAAAAGAAAGACCTTTTCCCGTGTTTATTTGGAAATTCCTCTTCATCCAAGCTGATGCAACTGACTGTGTTTTCAGCCTTGTCAACCCCACACTGCTCCTACTATCCTCTTGAGAACAATAacaccactgaaaaaaaatatcaggaaaTAACAAGTATTCAATTAAACTGTGCCCCTAATTTGCACTACTTTTCACTACTGCCCTTTTCAAGTTAGGTCACACTGCTGTCCTGACACAATTCATAGTGTTAGTATGACTTCTTCCTGGTACTTGGGCTTCCTATCAATAATACCCTTCAAAAGCACGAAGAAAAGCTGATTTCTTATCTGAAAAATGAATCtaatttcactttaaaaatcagattCATGGTTAAGTCTATTGCTaaaataagaatgaaaaaataataaaataattagcaCTAAAAAAGATCATAAAGCTCTTTCTGGTTGcaggaaaataattatatattttcctgattttctgcaATTTCTGATCCAGCTAGAGGCAGAAgtgaaaatgcaaaaagaaCATGGAGTTGACTTTCTCCTTGCAGTTATGATTCCATGTTGAAGAATTATGAAATTCAGAAACTGTTGAAAAGCTTTCGATAAACCTAAGACTCTCTCACTGCTTAGAAGGATAACCTTTGGAGTTTTTCAACAACTCAGATGATTTTCAGGCCACAAgcatttctaaaatattttccaaaatgtgGAATGTGCCATATTTTAGCTATTTGAGCTGTATATATATGGCTTGATCAAGTGAAAAAACttgttattaaaataaaatcagttcaAAAATGCTGTCAGGAAGATGAGGAATTGAAAGAATTCTTAAAATACTTGTCATATAGTTgacaaaaattgttttgaaacaGATGCAAGCAAGGTGTTTTTTCTATAACTTTTAACTGTGTTAAGGTTCTACCTTCAATGCCTTTAGTGGTAGTTAGGATTTTTCATTAACTTCTGAACTTCACAGTCTATCAATCTTCTACTTCTGTTATTGCTCTATGATTATATGTATAGGAACTCCCACAAATTGTCAGTCAATTGTagaacagagcagaaaacaaaatatgtaTCTGTCCCCAGTTAAAAATGTGTGGCAGAAATAGAATAGGATGTGATGGGCCTAACAAAGCAAGAAACAGTATTTGAATATATTATCTATTCTTCTAAGAGTGGTAGTTTGGCTTGGAATAATGCTTTTCAAGCTCTGGAAATACCCATATTACTAATCAGAGACATTAATTCAGCTGCGCAATTAAGGATCTCTGTCCTCTTTTTGTACTATGTGTATTTTAGACATGGGGTCCTTAAACTAGAAGTTTGGCTTTTTAGGTGgattttctagaaaatattGTTAAATACTGCATTTTAGAGGCCAGTACATGCTTTTagttttggcaaaaaaaaattatttcttattgtttaattttcattttgttttgttttgttttgtttttccttgttgtTGCTAAATGCATTGGGTTTCAGTGATGTGTACAGGGAGTTGTGAATGGGGAAGCTAAACCAACAGATCCATGGAGCAGGAAAAAGAATGTGCTGGCTAAAGAGCAAAGGGGATCTGCCAATTATTTAGGAGAATAAAAATTTTCCTCTGATGACAGACTTTTTTGTCTGTACAATTGCATGTACAATGTCCCCATGGTTCTGATTGCAGCAGGCATTCAATTTTCACTTATGACATTACTCCTGTCTGGTTTAGACCAAACTAAACTGTAAAAAGGGGGTCTTTTGAAGGCACATTTGACAGTATAATAGGAGACCTATGccttctggggaaaaaattgttttctgctCATGCAGAAATAAACTACTATACTTTTACTATAATCCTGTAAAGTGTAAACAGAATGTAActgtttaaattaaatttcagtCAGAAAGTTCTAATTCTGAATCTGTCCTCTGGTCTGAGTACTTTCCCTTGTCCATTATATACAACGTACTCAGCTACTAAGGTAAATCTTTCACATTGCTTTATGAGGAAATCCCCATTAAGTGTTTATCAAAGCATTGTATCAGTATAACAAATGGTCAGACTATAAATAGCATTGCTCCATTGAAATAATGAAGTAATGTAAATTAGCAATACCTGACAACCAAAAATGAGTGAAACACTGTAAATGAAGTCAGCTCAGGGTATGTCTGATCCTTGGAATGATTTTGCCTTTGATTAAATAGTATTATACCTGTGCTCACAATTTGTCTTCATTCTGGAAAGTTATGAATTTTACTAGGCTCATTTATGtagtttatttaaaattttagatGCACAAAAGTGCTAGGTTTTGCTTATGGAACCAAGAATAAAATTTCTGGTAGGTGACTGGTGAGTTGCCTAACTTCATAGATTTCACCCAATATTTTGCTCTGAATTTGAATCCATGAACTCACAAAAGTGAGGAATGAATGATTTTGAGTAAAACTCCAAAAGTAACTTGATCAGCTCAGGTTTCcttcaaatgaaaaattctAATGATATTTCCTTAAATGTAGCTAAAGTTTAgattggcaaaaaaaaaaaaaaaaagaaaaagagctatTCTTCGTAAGAATATATAGttttgtatttcctttttctccttttatatAAATCCCTCATTGCTCAAAATTTGAACTTCATTAAAACCAGACAATTTTAGTTCCTTAAAAATGTTTACTTAACATTATTTCCAAATGATATAGTACATTAGTAGGGTTATGTTGTCTACTTGTCTTTTTACATTCTCAGGTATCTTTTGACTTtgatgtttcttttgttttggcttggtgtttgtttttgttagttcatttgtaatatttttttagtCCTCTGGagggaaattattttgcttGTCAACATTATATCATGCAATATCATGACAGTGTTGACATTACAGTTTTAACACTATCAAATGATGGGTTTGGAaaacagtctttttttttttctttacttttatatttttcattacaGAGGAGCAATTCAACCTCATCAGGTGTCTGACTATTTCTCAAAGATCTAACTCCTAAAATCTCTCTTGAAAGAATCTCCACATTTGCACAAAATTAGTATGTGCATACTCTTCATGGTGTGCCGAAAAACTTAAATAAATCTAAAAGATTGAAGCTAAAACTTTCCTTCAAATTCAGAAATACTTTGAAACATTTATCTGTAGGTTATGCTACTAGCTAAATACTGAAGGCACGAGTTTCATTTTGCTCcacttttcattgcaaaagaaACAACAAGTGCAAGTGTCCGACTGGCACAGTAGGGATCATccagagcacagagccacaTGAAACAATAGCTAGAATAAGTGGGGACTCTACTTTTTCATTAAAGTGCCAAAGCTTCCAGTGCAGTCTGCAGTAACACTTGTTGCATGTCCAGCTCAGGACAGTGCCAGGTTCCATCTTTCCTGGTGCAGAGAAAGAGTCAGCCTCGCCCAGGTGTACCAGCAGAAACTGTATCTTGAAAACTTCATTTCTGTGCTTCCCACCAATGCCCTGGGCCTTAGATTGTACAATGCTAGGCCATTTGTGCCAAGGACATGTTCACACTTATTTCTGAGGATAGTGAAAGCACTGAGCTTCCTATgctaatgttttgttttgtttggtttggttatATTCTGTCTAGGCTTTTATAAGCACTTCTACAACCACTGCAAGCAGAGTATAAGGCAAAGGGAAATATCATACAGGTGTTGCTGCATCTTGCCATATTAGCCTTCATTTTAGCAAATTCTTCAAGAATGTTTGAGATGTCTAAATCTGTGTTGTGTAGCTGTCCTCAGTGAACTGCTGGGTGACTCTACAATATTTTTGTCTCCCTCTATATGCAGCTTGTTTCCTTATTTCACCATAGTACTATCACTGATTCCATATAGTGCCCTAATCCATTGCAAACATCAGTTAGAATATGTCAGATGCTATGGGATTCTGCAGAGTGCCTTATGTAAGTATTAGATGGCATTACACTgttgttatatttttttatttttattttagatacTGATTCCTTATGGTGTTTCTGCTCCAATGTACCAAAACCCTTGTGTTGTTACAAAGACAGCAGAAGAATTTCTTAGTGAATCACTGGAGTATATCACCATTGGAGATGAGATTTTTGGATGTTTCACCCATGAAATTTTGATTGAATTTGGGTGTGTGTAAATGTCTTCCAAAGACTCCAGCCAAGTCTGTCTGGGCTCAGCCTGCTCTTTTCACTTTTTTGTAGACCTTGGATATTAAATGAGAAAGAGACAATCGGTTGTTAGAGCTAATATGGCACCAGTAAAATATGAAGAGAGGAATACACAAGTAAAACGTAGTGGTTACAGCACAGTATGGTTTTCTCTGCTCATGAGCCTTGAGTGAGCTTAGTTTCATGTCTGGTTAGTCTTTGTCCTCCCTCCAGCTGCCTGTTTTCATGACCTTGCTAAGGAATTTTCCAAGACCTCTACTCCTTCAGAAAAATTGGCCAGCAATTTCAAAAGTTTTTAGTGGGGGAGAGGaaggacataaaacctgaatGTACTATCACAAAGACATCATTTCCTTGGATACCATGCTAACAAAATA
Encoded here:
- the HSD17B3 gene encoding LOW QUALITY PROTEIN: 17-beta-hydroxysteroid dehydrogenase type 3 (The sequence of the model RefSeq protein was modified relative to this genomic sequence to represent the inferred CDS: inserted 2 bases in 1 codon; substituted 2 bases at 2 genomic stop codons) gives rise to the protein MEVFQHQLLSLVGALICFCSLIKCIRFMRXTFPYVXSSLPXIFFQSMGEWAVVTGAGDGIGKAYSFDLARGELTIVMIRRTFEKMNLVSIFTELATDQKVKVIQADFPKNSVYKNIEKDLKDLDTAVLVSNVGMLHNPIPCHFLNGPNIEEDLVNCNIISVPGRYLTKIVLKQMQASQKVLILNLSSGLSTFPCPLYTTYSATKRSNSTSSALLQPLQAEYKAKGNIIQILIPYGVSAPMYQNPCVVTKTAEEFLSESLEYITIGDEIFGCFTHEILIEFGCV